Proteins from a genomic interval of Polaribacter sejongensis:
- a CDS encoding efflux RND transporter permease subunit, translated as MKEGLAGKIAKVFIGSKLTVLLMIVFMVVGVYASFLIPREEEPQIDVPMADIFVGYPGASPTEVESRVVKPLEKLISNIKGVEYVHSTSMNEKAMVIVQFYVGEDIERSFVKLYNEINKHMDQMPAGVTFPLVKTRAIDDVPMLGLTLWSENYSDYQLSQMAQELESEIKKVNDVSITHKIGGRNRQLRVVLDKDKLAASGLDFLSVSEMIKANNTQLISGSFDKNDTEFLVNTGTFLASVTDVENLVVGVQQNRPIYLKQIANIVDGPEIPQNYVSLGFGKASDKSETYKSEYPAVTISVAKRKGADAMKIAEVILNKVDHLRTTLIPDDVHVEITRNYGETASHKVSELLWHLIGSIFAVTLVVMLAMGWRGGLVVFLSVPITFALTLLSYYMMDYTLNRITLFALVFVTGIVVDDSIIIAENMHRHFKMKRLPFKQAALYAINEVGNPTILATFTVIASVLPMAFVSGLMGPYMAPMPIGASIAMILSLFVALTITPYLGYIFLIEKDKKGGVEKVEKPLEETFIYRIYNKFERPLLENGMKRWLFLGGTFVVLMATMVLFFTNSVAVKMLPFDNKNEFQVVIDMPEGTTLERTGVVAQEISQYLATRPEVVNYQNYIGTSAPITFNGLVRHYDLRGGSNMADIQVNLVDKGERIIQSHGIAKLLRPEIQRIAAKYNANVKLVEVPPGPPVLSTIVAEVYGPDYNEQMRIANDVQNILKNTADVVDVDWMVEADQKEYQFEINKEKAMLYGVAPQQIAYTMNMALSNRPVTNLYDENAVNQVGLVLTLDEKEKSTISDISQLKVKSKQGNMVPIADLVEIKETIAAKSIYRKNQKRVVYVTADMAGELESPAYAILGMEEKLKEIKLPEGYKLDEMYLGQPDFEDNYTVKWDGEWQITLEVFRDLGIAFLGAIILIYILIVGWFQNFKAPIVMMVAIPLSLIGIILGHWIMGAFFTATSFIGMIALAGIMVRNSVLLIDFINLRTDEGIPLKQACIEAGAVRTTPILLTAGTVVIGAFVILFDPIFQGLAISLMGGTIVSTVLTLLVVPLVYYMIEKKNYK; from the coding sequence ATGAAAGAAGGTTTAGCTGGAAAAATTGCAAAAGTCTTTATTGGATCGAAATTGACCGTGTTGCTAATGATCGTTTTTATGGTGGTTGGTGTGTATGCTTCGTTTTTGATTCCGAGGGAAGAAGAGCCGCAAATTGATGTGCCAATGGCAGATATTTTTGTGGGGTATCCGGGTGCGAGTCCTACAGAAGTAGAAAGTAGAGTTGTAAAACCTTTAGAGAAATTAATTTCGAATATTAAGGGTGTTGAGTATGTGCATTCTACTTCTATGAACGAAAAAGCAATGGTAATTGTGCAATTTTATGTGGGCGAAGATATTGAGCGTTCTTTTGTGAAATTATACAACGAAATTAACAAACACATGGATCAAATGCCTGCGGGTGTTACGTTTCCGTTGGTTAAAACTCGTGCTATTGATGATGTGCCAATGTTGGGTTTAACGTTGTGGAGTGAAAACTACAGCGATTATCAATTAAGCCAAATGGCGCAAGAGTTAGAATCGGAAATTAAGAAGGTAAATGATGTTTCTATTACGCATAAAATTGGTGGAAGAAATCGTCAGTTACGTGTGGTTTTAGATAAAGATAAATTGGCCGCAAGTGGATTGGATTTTTTATCGGTTTCTGAAATGATAAAAGCCAATAATACCCAATTAATTTCTGGTAGTTTTGATAAAAATGATACTGAATTTTTAGTAAATACTGGTACCTTTTTAGCGTCTGTAACAGATGTAGAGAATTTAGTGGTTGGGGTACAGCAGAACAGACCTATTTATTTAAAGCAAATTGCCAATATTGTAGATGGGCCTGAAATTCCACAAAATTATGTGTCTTTAGGTTTTGGAAAAGCGAGTGATAAATCTGAAACTTACAAATCTGAATATCCTGCGGTTACTATTTCTGTAGCCAAAAGAAAAGGAGCGGATGCAATGAAAATTGCAGAGGTAATTTTAAATAAAGTAGATCACTTACGTACCACTTTAATTCCGGATGATGTACATGTAGAAATTACAAGAAATTACGGAGAAACAGCTTCTCATAAAGTATCTGAATTATTGTGGCACCTTATTGGTTCTATCTTTGCAGTAACCTTAGTGGTTATGTTGGCAATGGGCTGGCGTGGTGGTTTAGTGGTGTTTTTATCGGTGCCAATTACGTTTGCTTTAACGTTGTTGAGTTACTATATGATGGATTATACACTAAACAGAATTACCTTGTTTGCGTTGGTTTTTGTAACTGGTATTGTGGTAGATGATTCTATTATTATTGCTGAAAATATGCACCGACATTTTAAGATGAAACGACTGCCTTTTAAACAAGCGGCTTTGTATGCAATTAATGAAGTTGGTAACCCAACAATTTTAGCAACATTTACAGTGATTGCTTCTGTTTTACCAATGGCTTTTGTATCTGGTTTAATGGGGCCTTATATGGCGCCAATGCCAATTGGAGCATCAATTGCCATGATTTTGTCGTTATTTGTAGCATTGACAATTACGCCTTATTTAGGATATATTTTCTTAATTGAAAAAGATAAAAAAGGTGGTGTAGAGAAAGTTGAAAAACCTTTAGAAGAAACTTTTATTTATAGAATTTATAACAAGTTTGAAAGACCTTTGTTAGAAAACGGAATGAAGCGTTGGTTGTTTTTAGGAGGAACATTTGTGGTTTTAATGGCAACAATGGTATTATTTTTTACCAATTCTGTAGCTGTAAAAATGTTACCTTTTGATAACAAAAATGAGTTTCAAGTGGTGATTGATATGCCAGAAGGAACCACTTTAGAAAGAACAGGCGTAGTTGCGCAAGAAATTTCTCAGTATTTAGCGACAAGACCAGAAGTGGTGAATTATCAGAATTATATTGGTACTTCTGCGCCGATTACTTTTAACGGTTTGGTACGTCATTACGATTTACGTGGCGGATCTAATATGGCAGATATTCAAGTGAATTTGGTTGATAAGGGAGAACGAATAATTCAAAGTCATGGAATTGCAAAATTATTAAGACCGGAAATACAACGAATTGCTGCAAAATATAATGCAAATGTAAAGTTGGTGGAAGTTCCACCAGGACCTCCAGTTTTATCTACCATTGTTGCTGAGGTGTATGGCCCTGATTATAACGAGCAAATGCGAATTGCCAATGATGTTCAGAATATCCTAAAAAACACTGCTGATGTTGTAGATGTAGATTGGATGGTGGAAGCAGACCAAAAAGAATATCAATTTGAAATTAATAAAGAAAAGGCAATGTTGTATGGCGTTGCTCCGCAGCAAATTGCGTACACCATGAATATGGCGTTGTCTAACAGGCCTGTTACTAATTTGTATGATGAAAATGCGGTGAATCAGGTTGGGTTGGTATTGACTTTAGATGAAAAAGAAAAGTCTACTATTTCTGATATTTCTCAATTAAAAGTAAAATCTAAACAAGGAAATATGGTGCCAATTGCTGATTTGGTTGAAATTAAAGAAACGATTGCTGCAAAAAGTATTTATAGAAAAAACCAAAAACGTGTAGTTTATGTAACGGCTGATATGGCAGGAGAATTAGAAAGTCCGGCGTATGCAATTTTAGGAATGGAAGAAAAATTGAAAGAAATAAAACTTCCAGAAGGCTATAAATTAGACGAAATGTATTTAGGTCAGCCAGATTTTGAAGACAATTACACCGTGAAATGGGATGGAGAATGGCAAATAACCTTAGAAGTATTTAGAGATTTAGGAATCGCATTTTTAGGTGCAATTATTCTAATTTATATTTTAATTGTAGGTTGGTTTCAAAACTTTAAAGCACCAATTGTTATGATGGTTGCCATTCCGTTATCATTAATAGGAATTATTTTAGGACACTGGATAATGGGAGCGTTTTTTACAGCAACGTCTTTTATTGGAATGATTGCCCTGGCGGGAATTATGGTTCGGAACTCAGTTTTACTAATAGATTTTATCAACTTAAGAACAGATGAAGGAATTCCTTTAAAACAAGCTTGTATTGAAGCAGGAGCTGTAAGAACTACTCCTATTTTATTAACTGCAGGAACTGTTGTAATTGGAGCATTTGTTATTTTGTTTGATCCTATTTTTCAAGGACTAGCAATATCATTAATGGGAGGAACCATTGTTTCTACGGTATTAACGTTGTTAGTTGTGCCGTTAGTATATTATATGATAGAGAAGAAAAATTATAAATAA
- a CDS encoding YgaP family membrane protein — translation MLNKYFRVIVGVMVLLMVVLTYYVSVNWLWFGVFIGLNLIQSAFTKWCLLETILVKLGVKK, via the coding sequence ATGTTAAATAAATATTTTAGAGTTATAGTAGGAGTAATGGTTTTGTTAATGGTTGTACTAACCTATTATGTGAGCGTAAATTGGTTGTGGTTCGGAGTTTTTATTGGACTAAATTTAATTCAGTCTGCATTTACAAAATGGTGTTTATTAGAAACCATTTTAGTGAAATTAGGCGTTAAAAAATAA
- a CDS encoding YihY/virulence factor BrkB family protein: MTDKKENTERKKFKLTHLPELLLTSAKAWFKDDPFNKAAIIAYYAILSLPALLIIIFNLVGSIWGKEIVEGQILNEISNAIGAETAETIKGMMVNDGSKKTSLFTTIIGIATLLYGSTGVFFQIQNILDTIWDAKPRFKNGVLETVFVRLKSFGFILIIVFLLLISLVLTSLLSTFGENLKNIISSELVNSIFTLDIFISLASIYFVFAAMFKILPNANVPWRAVRIGALLTSILFVVGKYLLAIYFSEVEPGSTYGAAGSIILVMLWVSYTSLILFYGAHFTRAYSIKYLLKQPEKIIE; this comes from the coding sequence ATGACAGATAAAAAAGAAAATACAGAAAGAAAAAAATTTAAACTAACACATTTACCTGAATTATTGTTAACAAGTGCAAAAGCTTGGTTTAAAGATGACCCTTTTAATAAAGCTGCAATTATTGCTTATTATGCAATACTGTCTTTACCTGCACTACTAATAATTATATTTAACCTTGTTGGTTCTATTTGGGGAAAAGAAATAGTAGAAGGACAAATTTTAAACGAAATATCTAACGCTATTGGTGCCGAAACGGCAGAAACAATAAAAGGAATGATGGTTAATGATGGAAGTAAAAAAACGTCATTATTTACAACCATCATTGGTATTGCAACTTTACTATATGGTTCTACAGGTGTGTTTTTTCAAATACAAAATATTTTAGACACCATTTGGGATGCAAAACCTAGATTTAAAAATGGTGTTTTAGAAACTGTTTTTGTAAGATTAAAAAGTTTTGGTTTTATCTTAATTATTGTTTTCTTACTACTAATAAGTCTCGTTTTAACCTCACTACTTAGTACTTTTGGAGAAAATTTAAAAAATATTATTTCTAGTGAATTAGTAAATTCTATTTTTACGTTGGATATTTTTATTTCCTTAGCTTCTATTTATTTTGTTTTTGCAGCAATGTTTAAAATTTTACCGAATGCAAATGTACCATGGAGAGCAGTTAGAATTGGTGCTTTGTTAACCTCAATTCTTTTTGTTGTTGGTAAATATTTACTTGCAATTTACTTTAGCGAAGTAGAACCAGGTTCTACCTATGGTGCCGCTGGCTCTATAATATTAGTAATGCTATGGGTTTCTTACACTAGTTTAATTCTCTTCTATGGCGCACATTTTACAAGAGCTTATTCAATAAAATATCTTTTAAAACAACCAGAAAAAATTATCGAATAA
- a CDS encoding outer membrane beta-barrel protein, translating to MKKVLLLICLIFTCITYSQTKEFKITGTITSLEDNELLESATVHAERLKDSSIISYTITDAKGYFNVEGKTADSQIKLVVSYIGYKPYTKIINTKNQHVGNLNLELANALDAVVIRSSAPITIKKDTVEFNVKSFKTKKDANVEDLLKKLPGVEVDDEGAITVNGKSVNKILVNGKPFFGNDPTITTRNLTKDIIEKIQISDTKTNAQAFAGEDSDGENKTINLTIKKENNKGYFGKTAAGIGTDGRYEYAGMATRFKGSERIGLLAGGNNINSPGFSFGNQRMQFGGNNRSFGGGQGIVTSNNYGLNYINAFGKMFELSSDYFYKNSESDNKTTSNRETFLADGTSFFTNSYNTSFNESDSHDASVDFEIEIDSTFRIDIESDFNADINKNTYTSNSESFNNSNTLTNDSNSNSIADSNSKKFNNEVNLTKMFGSRGAFLRVELTANIDKSETEDLVKSETNIYGDNPNQILRDQYSDGNTDKTEIGSEVTYRFPIISRLLYFDVGYEYSNTKTTKIRSTYNLDQNTNDYTDFSNLLSTDFEYQDNVKKPRAKLSFRNEKWSTSADIAYVNRTLKNTDFLRPETNLEREFNNLEYGLGFRFRKNRTSSYRLKYNFRNGTPSLYQLQPFRDESNPLNIVTGNPELDPTKTHSIRFGVSNFNWQDRTGFWAFGNASFTNDRVIANTIIDQNTLIRETSYANVDGFYSIQGGGSYSVTKKWEDFGSLKSEFTVFGNLNKNINFNNGVQYSSKATSISPRIGFDFMWDDVFEIRPSYAVSFNRNTYDIDSFSDKNFTSHDVLISTSTFLPKKLEWRNDVKFNYNPNIADGFQKSAWFWNATLRYSILKDQGAVGIKVYDILNQNTNARRVATEDYIQDSSSTVLQQYAMLTFTWKFNSLGGEGKKFEPSRKRRYRG from the coding sequence ATGAAGAAAGTTCTTTTACTCATCTGCTTAATTTTTACTTGTATCACCTATTCTCAAACTAAGGAATTTAAAATTACTGGTACAATAACATCTCTAGAAGATAATGAATTACTAGAATCTGCAACCGTACATGCAGAACGTTTAAAAGACAGCAGTATTATTTCTTATACAATAACCGACGCTAAAGGTTATTTTAATGTTGAAGGTAAAACAGCAGATAGCCAAATAAAATTAGTCGTTTCATATATTGGTTATAAGCCGTACACAAAAATAATTAATACAAAAAACCAGCATGTTGGTAATTTAAACTTAGAACTAGCTAATGCATTAGATGCTGTTGTTATTAGATCTAGTGCTCCTATCACCATAAAAAAAGATACCGTAGAATTTAATGTAAAATCTTTTAAAACAAAGAAGGATGCCAATGTAGAAGATTTATTAAAAAAACTACCAGGAGTAGAAGTAGATGATGAAGGAGCAATTACGGTAAACGGAAAATCTGTAAATAAAATACTTGTTAACGGAAAGCCTTTCTTTGGAAACGACCCAACTATTACAACAAGAAACCTTACCAAAGATATTATTGAAAAAATACAAATTTCAGATACAAAAACCAATGCTCAAGCCTTTGCTGGTGAAGATTCTGATGGAGAAAACAAAACCATAAACCTTACCATAAAAAAAGAAAACAATAAAGGCTATTTTGGTAAAACTGCTGCAGGAATCGGTACAGACGGCAGATATGAATATGCAGGTATGGCAACCCGTTTTAAAGGAAGCGAACGAATAGGACTTTTAGCCGGTGGTAATAATATAAACTCTCCTGGTTTTAGTTTTGGAAATCAAAGAATGCAATTTGGTGGAAATAATAGAAGCTTTGGAGGCGGACAAGGTATTGTTACTTCTAACAATTATGGTTTAAATTACATAAATGCTTTTGGCAAAATGTTTGAACTTTCTAGTGATTACTTCTATAAAAATAGTGAATCGGACAATAAAACAACGAGCAACAGAGAAACATTCTTAGCCGACGGAACAAGCTTTTTTACAAATTCTTACAACACTTCTTTTAATGAAAGCGACAGTCATGATGCAAGTGTCGATTTTGAAATTGAAATTGACAGTACTTTTAGAATTGACATAGAATCTGATTTTAATGCTGATATTAACAAAAACACTTATACAAGTAATTCAGAAAGTTTTAATAACAGTAATACACTTACAAACGACTCTAACTCTAACTCAATTGCAGATTCTAATAGCAAAAAGTTTAATAATGAAGTAAATTTAACCAAGATGTTTGGCAGTAGAGGTGCTTTTTTAAGAGTAGAATTGACAGCAAATATTGATAAATCTGAAACAGAAGATTTGGTGAAATCTGAAACCAATATTTATGGTGATAATCCAAATCAAATACTTAGAGATCAATATTCAGATGGAAATACAGACAAAACGGAAATTGGTAGTGAGGTTACCTATCGTTTTCCAATAATATCAAGACTATTATATTTTGATGTTGGTTATGAATATTCAAACACAAAAACAACAAAAATAAGAAGTACGTATAACTTGGATCAAAACACCAACGATTACACAGATTTCAGCAACCTATTAAGTACCGATTTCGAATACCAAGACAACGTTAAAAAACCACGTGCAAAATTATCTTTCCGAAATGAAAAATGGTCTACATCTGCAGATATTGCTTACGTAAACAGAACTTTAAAAAATACAGATTTTTTAAGACCGGAAACCAATTTAGAAAGAGAATTTAACAACTTAGAGTACGGATTAGGGTTTCGTTTTAGAAAAAACAGAACCAGCAGCTATCGACTTAAATATAACTTTAGAAACGGAACACCTTCTTTATATCAATTACAACCATTTAGAGATGAATCTAATCCTTTAAATATTGTAACCGGTAACCCAGAATTAGATCCTACTAAAACACATAGTATTCGTTTTGGAGTCTCTAATTTTAATTGGCAAGACAGAACTGGTTTTTGGGCTTTTGGTAATGCTTCTTTTACAAACGATAGAGTAATTGCAAATACTATAATAGATCAAAATACACTTATTAGAGAAACTTCTTATGCCAACGTAGATGGTTTTTATAGCATACAAGGTGGTGGAAGTTATAGTGTAACAAAAAAATGGGAAGATTTTGGTAGTTTAAAATCAGAATTTACGGTTTTTGGAAATCTCAATAAAAACATTAACTTTAACAATGGAGTACAATATTCTAGTAAAGCAACGTCAATTTCTCCAAGAATTGGTTTTGATTTTATGTGGGATGATGTATTTGAAATTAGACCTTCTTACGCTGTTTCTTTCAACAGAAACACCTACGACATTGATAGTTTTAGTGATAAAAACTTTACAAGTCATGATGTTTTAATAAGCACCTCTACATTTCTACCTAAAAAGTTAGAATGGAGAAATGATGTAAAGTTTAATTACAATCCAAATATTGCTGATGGATTTCAAAAAAGTGCTTGGTTTTGGAATGCGACCTTGCGTTATTCAATCTTAAAAGACCAAGGAGCAGTTGGTATAAAAGTATATGATATTTTAAATCAAAATACAAATGCAAGAAGAGTAGCTACAGAAGATTATATTCAAGATTCTTCTAGTACCGTTTTACAACAATACGCAATGTTAACCTTTACTTGGAAGTTTAATAGCCTAGGAGGTGAAGGAAAAAAGTTTGAACCATCAAGAAAAAGAAGATATAGAGGATAA